TTCTAGGATGGGCGGTGGTAAGCATGCCGATATAGAGCCTGTAAATCAAGAATCTAATGATAATATAAAGAAAATAATGGATAGTGGTCGAGGTGGCAAAAGAAGACCTGTAATAGTTATGCTTGAAAACGGAGAAAGTTACTTAGGTAGTTCTTTCATGGTAGGTCATGCAGGAGTAGATGATGAACCATATTTGAAGGTATTAAATAAAAGAAGTAATGGATATGGCAAAGGTGAAAACTACGATAAGGTAAAAGGTAATGGAATGGACGGACATATGTGTTTATTTGTTGAAGGATGCAAGAATCATTATGATGGTAAAGAAAATAAAGACCACAATAATAATTTAAAATTCTTAAAAGAAAGGAAAGAAATTTCAAATGGGGATATTAAAAGGGAAAATGAAATCAATAAAAATAACTGATTACTTTGAAATGACGAATATTAAAAAAGAGTTGTCTTATTATAAGATAATTCCACATCAAAATACTAGAAATTATAAATCAATAGAAATAGCTAATATAATAAATAAATGCTATAAGGATTTAAATAGTAGAATTACTAAACTTGAAGATGATTTTATATATGATTATGAAATGAAGTCTCAAACTAAAGTGGCTTATTATATTCATGTATCTAAAAATAAAGGTGTAGAATTCTTTTTAATAGTACCTACAGTATATGCAAGTATGTTTATAGAGAAAGTATCTTTAACTTGGAACAAAGTAGAAATGAAAAAAGTAAATGATATACCTAGATTTTCAGATGATTGCACTAAAATGAGCGTTCAATACACTAGAGAAGATGCTTTATCACTTGATATTATAGATAAGAAGTCATGTGATCTATTAGAAGCTCAATTAAATGTTATGAATATGATGCAAGACGACGACAGAATAGGGATATATTACAACTTTAATTATAAGAATAGCCAAAAACAAAAAGGATTTAGAACTAGATACAATGAAACTATGGAAAAAATAAAAGATGGTAAGAATGTAGATAAAATAAGAGACAGTAAATCAATAGGTAAACTTTTATTAAAGATCCTTATGTTATCCGGAGAAGAAATAATGGACGGAATATCTTCTTTACTAGGAGGAGAAAAGAAATCTAATACTGATGTAGCTATATTAAAAAAGAATTTAGGTATGTTGCAAAAGAAAGATCTATCTAAATACACTAAAGAAAAAGGTCAATTGGAAACTATCTCAACTCAAATACTTATTATGAGCGAATCCAAAAACAAAGAAAATGAAAAATTAAATATAAATTCATTAGCGCAATCGTTCAATAAACTTGATGGAGATAATAAGTTAAGACCTAAAGTTATAGGTATAAAGCGTAAGATAGATTTAGATAGGAGTAAGTTGCCTATACCGAGTAATGATATGAGTGTTGAAGAAGTATCGGGATTTATAACTCAACCAGGTAAAGAACTTATAAAGAAACATAATATAAAAGCTAACTCAATTAACGAAGAAAAAGTTCCTGCTGCATGTAAAGAAGGTTATATAAGAACAGGAACAGCATGTAAAAAAGAAGAAGCTTACTTAAATCCGAATCCGGACCAGGATACAGGTTTAACTATAACAGGTAAACAGGGTAGTGGGAAAACCGAAGAATTAAAAAATTACTCTCATGATTGTATAAATAATGTTTACGAATCTATGGAGCATGGAGATAGCATTGTTGTTTTAGATTTTATAGGAAACAATGATTTAGCATCAACTATAGAAAAGATAGTACCTCCTAATTTATTAGTTATGAAAGATTTATCTAAAGTTGAATGTATGGAATCTATAGCATATCCAGAAAAATTTTATACCGAAGATATGGATCTTATGGATAAGTTGGATATAATATCTGAAAAAACACAATTAATGGTTCAATTAATTAATAGTTATAGTCATGGCCAAGACTTAACAAGCCCTATGAGACGTTTCTTTGTTAGTGCTTGTAATGTAACTTATTCGGTTAATCAATATGCTAGCTTCTCAGATGTTATAAGCTGTTTGGA
The nucleotide sequence above comes from Paraclostridium bifermentans. Encoded proteins:
- a CDS encoding type IV secretory system conjugative DNA transfer family protein, yielding MKSIKITDYFEMTNIKKELSYYKIIPHQNTRNYKSIEIANIINKCYKDLNSRITKLEDDFIYDYEMKSQTKVAYYIHVSKNKGVEFFLIVPTVYASMFIEKVSLTWNKVEMKKVNDIPRFSDDCTKMSVQYTREDALSLDIIDKKSCDLLEAQLNVMNMMQDDDRIGIYYNFNYKNSQKQKGFRTRYNETMEKIKDGKNVDKIRDSKSIGKLLLKILMLSGEEIMDGISSLLGGEKKSNTDVAILKKNLGMLQKKDLSKYTKEKGQLETISTQILIMSESKNKENEKLNINSLAQSFNKLDGDNKLRPKVIGIKRKIDLDRSKLPIPSNDMSVEEVSGFITQPGKELIKKHNIKANSINEEKVPAACKEGYIRTGTACKKEEAYLNPNPDQDTGLTITGKQGSGKTEELKNYSHDCINNVYESMEHGDSIVVLDFIGNNDLASTIEKIVPPNLLVMKDLSKVECMESIAYPEKFYTEDMDLMDKLDIISEKTQLMVQLINSYSHGQDLTSPMRRFFVSACNVTYSVNQYASFSDVISCLELYETRMDFIKRVPEEFKLFCSSHINNLLKLNDKHTKGDLKGEDNGETCESKIDRIIDRVSVMRESPRLECMLSKDPSDNINFEKAFNEGKVILIKMRQDKFGTTHIRNMLTMFFTTRVWEACVNRYSKSNGEELRRVHFIIDEPHQIPKVMEYLSPLLPQMRKFRLKPVFATQSLLQLENIMDDMKSAGFSYMLLAGSDKVNFKLLSEELAPYEVEDLLNLERFHSLNLVPDEKGVLRPFITKLPPKLKIETPTLPDVYKREINTKYKSDILKCNAKVS